Within the Pseudomonas sp. SL4(2022) genome, the region AGGTTGATCAGGTACGGCGCAAGCATGTGCACACTGAACAGCTGCTGGAAGGCGGCTGCTTCTTCTCCCGGTGTTTCAATCAGCCAGTCGGAGGCGTTGTGCACGATGGCGCGCAGGCTGTCGGTGTGGCGCTTGAGTCGTTCGATAAATGCCAGTATGCCGGCTTCGCTGGCAAAGTCTGCCTGCAGGGTCAAGGCGCCACGCTGCCTTAGTGCTTGGAGGCTGTCGCGCTCGTTGCGGTAGGTGATGATCACTGCATGACCGTCATCCAGCAGGCGTTCGGCGCAATACAGACCAATGCGCTGGCTGGCTCCGGTTATCAGAATAGGGGCGGCGCTGGCGCTCATGATCGACTCGACGGAAATAAGGGGTGGGTCCAGCGACGCTGCGCCGGGTTACCTGACCAGTAGGGCGCGGCCTCGACTGAACCAAGAGTAAAGTTATACCAGCAATAGGCTTTGTACAACCATGTGGGGAGTGAGGGTACTGGCTGTTTATGGCTTTCCACCCTAATTCATTGGGTTGTATCGATATTTTTTTCGGGGGTAGGCTCAATAAAATTGTTTTTATCGTGTACAAGATTGGTTTTCTTGTACAGGTATGTGGGTGATGAAGTCTTGGCAACTGAGTGTGGCGCTGATCTGCGGACGCGTGCGGCATGTTGAAGTGTTGACGCTACGTTGCTGTGGCTATCAGGTGCGTGTCGTCAGTCGGGCCGGGTCTGCACGCATGCTGGATTACGCCGTTGGACGGTCGCTGTGGCCCAACCTGGCGCTACTCAAGATGCGTTTACGGCGGTGCGGGGTGCGTCAGGTATTGTTATTCCAGCCGGAAAGTCACGATGAAATCATCGGTCGCCCTGTATTGCTTGAGGCCGATCCTGGGCTTTGGTTACGCCTGCGCTAGCCCGTCAGCGCGTGGATGTGCTGTCGCACTGTTGCTTACGGCAGCGTTGGCTGCCGTCGGGGTGTGGCAGCCAGCCGAGGTGGGGGCGCAGTTGGCAGAACAGTCGATAGGCCAGTTCCAGAAGGGGGCGTAATGCTGGCCAGGTCAGGGGCGTGGCCCAGCGGCCAAGGCCGGCGGCGCGCCAACTCCATAGCGTGGCATCCAGACCTGTGACCCAGTGGCCGTCGGCGAAGCGTGCGTGCAGACGGTTTTGCAGGGCTGATCGAGTTTGCCCGATGGTTTCGGGGTGGAAATCGGCCAGGCTGATGTCGACCAGGCAAAGGCGCTCTACGCAGGCGTGTTGGCGCAGCATGTGGATTTCACGTGCGCAGAGCGGACAGTCGCCGTCGTAGTAAAGGGTCAGTGGCCACACCGGTTGCTTGTTCATTGTCTAGGCCTTTGTATAGGTTTTGTACAAAGTATGCCGTAAATAGCTGAGTTACAATGCGCGCACCCTTTTTCCTATGAAACCTCCGCCCATGTCCGATCTCGTTGGTGCGTCGTCTCTCGTTTCGAGTGCCCTCAAGCAGGAGGAGCTCTTTCCCATACGCGAAGTGGCGCGCCTTACGGGCGTCAACCCGGTGACCCTGCGGGCCTGGGAGCGGCGCTATGGTCTGATTCAGCCAACCCGCACTGACAGCGGTCATCGTCTTTATTCCCAGGCTGAAATTGAAGCCGTGCGCAATATTCTGGCGTGGATTGAGCGCGGTGTGGCGGTCAGTAAAGTTGGCAAGATTTTGGCCAAAAGCGCTCCTATCAAGGCTGCCAGTTCGCCGATCTATGAAGAAGTCAGCGCCGGCGAGTGGGGGGAGTGGCAGACCCAGTTGCGCCGAGCCATCAGTGCCTTCGATGAGCTGCGCCTGGATCGTCTGTACGGGCAGATTTTTTCCAGTTACCCGCTGCCAGTGGTGTTTCAGGACATCCTGATGCCGCTCTGGCAGGAGTTGCTGTTACGTCAGGATGAATACGGTCAGGCCAGCGAATGGCTGTTTCTCGACACATTTCTTCGGGCACGTGCACTGCAACGTTTGCAGGCACTGCGTACCCAGGTTGAAGATCGCGTATTGCTCGCGGCCTTGCCCGGACACTGTCGTGAACTGGAGTTACTGGTCGCCGGCTTGCTGCTGAGTAATGCTGATACGGCCGTCAGCGTGCTGGGTCTTGGTCAGCCGCTGGAGGAGCTGACCCTGATCTGCGAGAAAATGCAGCCCCAGGCCTTGGTGCTGTTCTCCAATCAACCGCCCAGCGATGACTTGCCCAAAGTATTGTCACGTCTGGCGCTGGCGCTGGCTTGTCCACTGGTGATGGCGGGTGACGGCGCCGATCTGGCCGAGGAAAGCCTGAGGGGTTCCCCGATTGCATGTCTGGGCAATGAAGGTCGTCTGATGCAGCGGCGCCTGCAGCAATTCCTGGCGGGTCACCTGGATACCTGAACCCTTCGTCAATGCTCTGAAACCCCAGCCGCAGCCTTTACGGTTGTGCCTCGCTGTGCGTACTGCCGGTCGCGGAAATTTTATACTTGTACATCTTGTACAAGAAAAGCTTGCTGCTTGAGATTTTTGTCTGTACAAAAGCTATACATTGTTTGTTTGTGTATAGCTTGCATCCACTTGTACAGCTTGAGGACTCAGCGACATGACCCAATACCGCGCACCCCTTCGTGACATGCGTTTCGTTTTTGACGAGGTGCTCGACGCTTATGCCACCTTGCAGTCGCTGCCTAGTCAGCGCGAGTTCGGAAACGACCTCGGTGGCGCCATTCTGGAAGAAGCCGCCAAATTGGCGGAGAACGTGCTGGCCCCATTGAATGGCTCAGGTGACAAGCAAGGCTGCGCATATGATCCGCAGAGTAAATCAGTAAAAACCCCAGAGGGTTTTCGGGCGGCCTATCAGCAGTTTGCCGAAGGTGGCTGGACCGCGCTGGCGTGTACCCCGGAGTTTGGCGGCCAGGGCTTGCCCCACGTGCTGAACATGATGGTTGAAGAGATGGTCTGCTCGGCCAATCTCTCGCTGGGCATGTACCCAGGGCTGACCCACGGTGCGATCAATGCGCTGACCGCTCACGGCGCGCGCGACCTGCAGGAGCGCTATCTGCCGAAACTGATCAGTGGCGAGTGGACCGGCACCATGTGCCTGACAGAGCCGCAGTGCGGCACCGATCTGGGCTTGATTCGTACCCGTGCTGTACCGCAGGCGGACGGCAGCTATGCCATCAGCGGCACCAAAATCTGGATTACTGGCGGTGAACATGATCTGGCCGACAACATCTTGCACTTGGTACTGGCCAAACTGCCTGATGCACCGGACAGCGTGAAAGGTATTTCGCTGTTTCTGGTGCCCAAGTTCCTTGCAGACGGCAGCCGTAATCCGGCGTTCTGTGGTGGCCTGGAACATAAGATGGGCATCAAGGGTTCGGCCACGTGTGTGATGAACTTCGAGGGCGCTCAAGGCTGGTTGATCGGCGAGCCGAACAAGGGGCTCAAATGCATGTTCACCATGATGAACTCGGCGCGTCTGATGGTTGGCATGCAGGGCCTCGGCATTGCTGAAACTGCCTATCAGGTCAGTCTCGGTTTCGCCAAGGAACGCTTGCAGAGTCGCTCACTGTCTGGCCCGAAAGCGGCGGACAAACCCGCCGATCCGATCATCGTGCACCCCGATGTGCGGCGCATGCTGCTGCGCCAGAAAGTGATGATCGAAGGTTGTCGCGCGCTGGCTTATTTCACCGGCTTGCATGAAGACGTTGGCCATGATCACGAAGACCCTGCGGTACGCCAGCAGGCGGATGATCTGGTGCAGTTGCTGACGCCGGTGGTCAAGGCCTTCCTGACTGACGAAGGCTTCAACTGCGCCAACGAAGGCCTGCAGGTGCTGGGTGGTTCCGGCTTCACTGAAGACTGGGGCATTGAGCAACTGGTGCGCGATTCACGGATTACCCGCATCTATGAAGGCACCAATGGTATTCAGGCGCTTGACCTGGTTGGCCGCAAGCTGGGGCTAGGGGGCGGCCGTGCCGTGCGTAATTACTTTGCCCTGATTGAAGGCTGGCTCAAGGCCAATGCCGAGGCAGAGCATGTGTCTGCCGTGGGTGCAGCGCTTAAACAATTGCAACAAGCCACGCTGTGGATTGCCAGCGAAGGCATGAAAGACCCCGAGCAGGCCGGTGCAGCGGCCACGCCTTATCTGCGTCTGTTTGCCCTGACCAGCCTGGCCTGGATGTGGGCGCGCATGGCTGCGGTGGCCAAGGCCAGGTTGGCGGCCGGCAGCACTGAAACCCTGTTCTACGGCGCCAAGCTTAAATCCGCTGACTTCTTTATGGCCCGCATCCTGACTGAAACCGACAGCCTGTTGGCTGAGGTCAAGGCCGGCAAAGCCACCCTGATGGCCTTCAGTGATGAGGAGTTTGCTGCCTGAATCGACTGCGCAATCCGGTAGCCATCAGTTCCGCCCATTTTCGGTTATCGGATTTTTTTATCCCTGCTGCAGGCGCTTCGCCTGCACCTTAGGCCCGCGCTGATTGCGGGTCTTTTTTTGCCTGCCATTCTGCTTTGGGCGTTTAGCCGTTCCGGGCCTGCTGGCGTTGTTCCTGCTGCAGGTGCTGCTGATAGATGAACTGGCGTAACTGCTCGTCGCTATGCCGGTCGAGGGTATGCAGCTGGTAGGCCAGCAGGCCGTCTTCGGTGGCGCGTACGAAGGTTCCGGTCACGGCAACCGGGCGGTGTTCGCCTACCGGCAGGATGCGCCGAAAACGCCTAGGTGGCTGGCCGGTGCCACGGTGTTCAACCAGCGCGCCATTCATCGACAGCTGGTGAATCCATAGATCGCTCGGTTGTGTACTTGGCGTATGCAGCGGTATCGGTTCGGGCAGGGGCGAGCGCCAGGCGCGGTTGATTTCACCTTCATCGAAAATCTGCGGGGCGCTGAGTTGCAGGCAGGGCGCGTTTTGTTCGTCCTGGCTGAGGCGCAGGTCAAAGGTCAGGTGCTGATTGGCGATATGCGCATGCAGGCTCAGCTGTTCATTGGCTGCGCAGTGCGACAGCAGTTCGCTGAGTTGTTTGCCGAGGTCTACTGGCAGGCGCGGTTGGCTGCGCTGCTCGGTGGTGCCGGGTTGATGCAGCTGGCGGATAAACGCCAGTTCTGCCTGGGTCAGGAGTGCCTGTTCTTGCATGGGGGCGGTCTGTATCAAGCTCTGAAGCTGTTGTGACCGCTGCTCTGGGGATTAGTTACTGCCGGTCGTCGCCTGCAGGCGTGCCAGTTCGGCCTTGAGGACGGCCATCTCAGCCTCCAGTTGCTTGACCCGCTCCTGCGCTTCGACCTGCTCGGTGACGTTCTTCTGGATGCCGATGTAGTAGGTCAGCTGATCAGCCTCATTGACCACCGGGGTGATCGACAGCTCGTTCCAGAACACGCTGCCGTCCTTGCGGTAGTTGCGGATGATCTGCCGGCAGGGGCGGTGGGCTTTGACCGCCTCACGGATGGCATCCAGTCCGGCCTGATCGCGGTCGCCGGCCTGCAGGAAACGGCAATCCTGATAGAGAATGTCTTCGCTGGCGTAGCCGGTGAGCTTTTCGAAGGCGGGGTTGGCATAGATCAGGATGTTGTCATCACCTTCCTGTTCGGCCACCACGATGCCGTCGTTGGAGGCGTTGATCACCAGTTGCAGCAGTTTGGCGTTGATCATGAGGCGATTTCCCAGTCTATGTCGGCTGCATTCTAAAACATCCGGGCGGGCTGTCTACTTGCGGCATAATGCCGGTCTTATCGATTTGGTTCTGACTGTTTCGGAGTTCTGCATGAAAATCGCCATTCTTTCCGGCTCGGTGTACGGCACTGCCGAGGAAGTTGCCCGCCACGCCGAGCGTCTGCTCAAGGCCGCCGGCCATGAGGCCTGGCACAACCCGCGCGCCAGTCTGGCGGATTTTCAGGCGTTTGCTCCTGAAGCCTTTCTGGCTGTGACCTCGACTACCGGCATGGGCGAATTGCCGGATAACCTGCAGCCGTTGTACTACGCCATCCGTGATCATCTGCCGGCGTGGAGCGGCCTGCCGGGTGGGGTGATTGCCCTCGGCGACTCCAGCTATGGCGATACCTTCTGCGGCGGCGGCGAGCGGGTGCGCGAGCTGTATGCCGAGCTGGGCATTCGTGAGGTGCAGCCGATGCTGCGCCTGGACAGCAGCGAAAGCGTGACCCCGGAAGCCGACGCCGAGCCTTGGCTGGCGGACTTTATCGTGGCGTTGCAAGGCTGATGCACCCGCGCGCGCAGGAACTGATCACGGCGCTGCAGCTGCAGGCGCATCCGGAGGGTGGTTATTACCGCCGCCTGTACGAGTCGTCTGCGCAGCTGGACGGCGGCCGTCTGTGCGCCACGGCGATTATCTTTCTGTTGCCCGCCGGCGCGGTTAGCCGCTGGCACCGGGTGGATGCCGACGAGCTCTGGCATTTCTATGAAGGTGCGCCGCTGGAGCTGCTGCTGGCCGCGCAGCCCGATGCCGTGCGGTGCGCGCGCCTGGGGCCGGTGGCCATTGGCCAATTGCCGCAGCGCCTGGTGCCGGCGCATGCCTGGCAGGCGGCGCGCAGCACCGGGGCGTTTACCCTGGTGGGCTGCACGGTGACGCCGGGTTTCGACTTTACCGGCTTTCAGCTGCTCAGCGATGACCCACAGGCCCGGCGCGACTGGCCCCTGCTCGCGCAGCTGCATCCCGAACTGGTTTGACCTGCAAGGCCACCACGCTGGCCGCCAGAGCGACTCACCTTTGCGGCATCCCTCGCTAGACTCCTGGGCACTTCAATAACAAAAGCCGAGGAATTCATCATGACCGTTGCCCACGCACTGCCTGTTGTCAGCCTCAAGGATCAGGTTTCCGCAGCCGAGTGGCAGACCCGCGTAGACCTGGCCGCCTGCTACCGGCTGATTGCCCTGTATGGCTGGGATGATCTGATCTTCACCCACATCTCGGCGAAGATTCCTGGCAGCGAAGATTTCCTGATCAACCCCTACGGGTTGATGTTCCATGAGATCACTGCCTCCAGCCTGGTGAAGATCGACCTGGCCGGCAACAAGCTGATGGACAGCCCGTTCGACATCAACCCCGCCGGCTACACCATCCACAGCGCCGTGCACGAGGTGCGCCACGATGTTGGTTGCGTGCTGCATATCCACACCCCGCAGGGGATTGCCGTTTCGGCGCAGAAGCAGGGTTTGCTGCCACTGTCGCAGCAGTCGCTGTTCGTTCTCGCCAGCCTGGCCTATCACGGCTATGAAGGTGTGGCACTGAACCATGACGAGAAGTCGCGGCTGCAGGCGGACCTGGGCGATAAGAACTTTATGATCCTGCCCAACCATGGCTTGCTCACCGCTTTCGGCAGCATTGCCGATGCCTTCCTCGGCATGTTCACCCTGCAGCGCGCCTGTGAGATTCAGGTGATGGCGCAGAGTGGCGGGGCGGAGCTGATCCATATCCCGCAACAGGTCCTCGACGGTGCCCGGGCGATGATTGCCGGCGTGATGAAAAGTCCGCAGGGCATGGGCGGCGCTTTGCCGTGGCCGGCGCTGCTGCGCAAGCTGGATCAACAGATGCCAGGTTACGCCGCATGAGTGCGCTGCCTGGTATCGCCCTTGAAGCCTGGCGCGCTCAGGGGCGTGACTTCAGCTTTAACGGTCAGCCTATTCGCTACTGGATGGCGGGCGACCCCGCTGCCGAGCCGTTGCTGCTGATCCATGGCTTTCCCACCGCCAGTTGGGACTGGCATTACCTGTGGGCGCCGCTGGCCGCGCGTTACCGGCTGATTGCTTGCGACATGCTCGGCTTTGGCGACTCGGCCAAACCCCGTGGACATGCCTACAGCCTGCTGGAACAGGCTGATCTGCAACAGGCGCTGCTGGTGCATCTGGGGATTGGTCAGCCAGTGCATGTGCTGGCCCACGACTACGGCGACAGTGTGGCGCAAGAACTGCTGGCACGGCATCAGGATGGGCGTATCGCGCTGGCCAGCTGTGTGTTTCTCAATGGCGGGCTGTTTCCGGAAACTCATCATCCGGTGCTGGTGCAGAAGCTGCTGCTCAGCCCCATCGGCCCGCTGATCGGCCGGCTGTTCAGTCGTCAGAAACTGGCGCAGAGTTTTGCCAAGGTATTCGGCCCGCAGACCCAGCCAAGCGCCCGCGAGCTGGATGATTTCTGGAGCCTGATTGCCGCCCATAATGGTCCTGCGGTGATGCACCGCTTGATCCGCTACATGCCCGAGCGCCGCGTCAACCGTGATCGTTGGCTAGCCGCGATGCAGGCCACGGTGGTGCCGATGCGGGTGATCGATGGCGCAGTCGACCCGATTTCCGGGGCGCATATGGTGGCGCGTTACCGTGAGCTGATTGCCAAGCCGGACACTGTGCTGCTGGAGCAGATCGGCCATTACCCGCAGACCGAAGCACCGGATCAGGTGCTGGCGCATTACCTGCAATTCCGTGAACGGCTGGAGGCCAAACGATGCAACGACGCACAGTTCTGAAAGGTGCCGCCCTCGGCGGTGTGGCGGCTCTGGGCGCAGGCTTTTGGGCATTACCCAGTGGCGAGGCACCCGCTGCCCTGAGCCTGGAAGGCGCGCAGCAGGTGTTGGCCGGGCTGGTTGATAAACCGCTGTCGAGCGTAAAAGGCTGGAGCCCGGCTGAGGTGTTCAACCATTGTGCGCAGAGCATCGAGTACTCCATCAGCGGTTATCCCGAGCTCAAGCCCGGTTGGTTCCGCAGCAGCGTCGGCCCGCTGGCCTTTAGCGTGTTTGCTGCGCGCGGAGCGATGCGCCATCCGCTGAATGAGGCCATCCCCGGTGCCACAGCGCTCAATTCGCCGGCCACATTGGCCCAGGCGCTGCAGCGTTTACAGCAAGCCTTCAGCGATTTCGCCGCATACCAAGGCGAACTGCAACCGCATTTCGCCTATGGCGCGCTCAGCCATGCCGACTACGCGCAAGCGCATGTGCTGCACCTGTACAACCACATGAGTCTGATCCGTATCGCCACTGCCTGAAACAGAAGCCCCTGAGCATTCGCCGCTGAAGCGCCGCCCACGACCTGCTGTCTGCTGACGATAAATCGTGGGAGGGGCTTTCGGCTCTGGCATCCTGCTTCGCTCTACCTCCTGCATCCATGCAGTCGTAGCCGCGACAAACAGGCCACTTTTATGCGGTTGCCTTAGCGGACTATCCCGCTGCTTTATTGCGCACCATTCAGCGCTGCTCGTGTCTATTGTGACCAGGGCACGTCTGCTGGACACTCGGCGCATTGTTAATCTGCCGAGGAATGCTGCATGAGCGACGCCATCCGTTTTCAAGATCAGGTTGTAATCGTCACCGGGGCCGGCGGCGGCCTGGGCCGTGCTCACGCGCTGCTGTTCGCCAAGCACGGTGCCAAGGTGGTGGTGAATGACTTGGGCGGCAGCACCCACGGTGAAGGCGCCAATGCCTCGGCGGCGGATAAGGTGGTTGAGGAAATCCGCGCAGCGGGCGGCACCGCTGTGGCCAACCACGACTCGGTGACCGACGGCGAGAAGATCGTGCAATGCGCCCTGGATACCTTCGGTCGCATCGATGTGGTGGTCAACAACGCCGGCATCCTGCGTGACAAGACTTTCCACAAGATGGAAGACGCCGACTGGGACCTGGTTTACAAAGTGCACGTCGAGGGGGCCTACAAGGTCACCCGCGCCGCCTGGCCGCACATGCGGGAGCAGGGTTCTGGCCGGGTGATTTTCACCGCGTCCACCTCGGGCATCTACGGCAACTTTGGCCAGTCCAACTACGGCATGGCCAAGCTCGGCCTGTACGGCCTGACCCGCACCCTGGCCCTCGAAGGGCGCAAGAACAACATCCTGGTCAACGCCATCGCGCCTACCGGCGGTACGCGCATGACTGAAGGCCTGATTCCGCCGCAGGTGTTTGAGCAGCTCAAGCCTGAACTGGTCAGCCCGCTGGTGGTGTACCTGGCGAGCAATGCCTGCGAAGAAACCTCCGGCCTGTTCGAAGTGGGTGGCGGCTGGATGGGCAAAGTGCGTTGGGAACGCAGCCTGGGTGCCGGCTTCGACCCGCGCGAAGGCTATAGCCCGGAAGATGTGGCGGCCAATTTCGCGCAGATCTGCGACTTCGAAGGCGCCGCCCATCCGAAGGACAATATCGAAGCGATGAAAGAGATGATGGCCAACCTGCAGAAGTTCGCCCTCTGATTGCGCCACTCTGACGGGGAGATCGGTCAGCAGGCTGATTTCCACCGCCCAGGGCTTTAAGGTGAAGGCCGGCTAAATGCCGGCCTTCGGCATTTTAGGGAGCAGGTCATGTGCGTCATCATCGAAAAGAACGGCCCGGTCACCATCTTGATCATCAACCGCGCCGAGGTGCGCAATGCAGTCGACCGGCCGACGGCTGAGGCACTGGCCGCGGCATTGCGGGCTTTTGAAGCGGATGAACAGGCGCGGGTGGCGGTGTTGGCTGGCGTGGGCGGCACCTTCTGCGCTGGGGCTGATCTGGGTGCGGTGGCCGCAGGCGCTGAGCGTGCCAATCGCCTGGAAACCGAGGGCGACGGGCCGATGGGACCGAGTCGCATGCAGCTGAGCAAACCGCTGATCGCCGCCATCGAAGGTCACGCGGTGGCCGGCGGCCTGGAGTTGGCGCTGTTTGCCGACCTGCGGGTGATGGCCGATAACGCGGTGCTCGGGGTGTTTTGCCGGCGCTTTGGCGTGCCGCTGATCGATGGCGGCACCGTGCGGTTGCCACGGATTATCGGCCAGGGCCGCGCGCTGGATCTGATCCTTACCGGTCGCCCGGTGTTGGCTGAAGAGGCGCTGAGCATGGGCCTGGTCAACCGGGTGGTGGCAGCCGGTAGCGCGTTGGCTGCCGCGCAGCAACTGGCGCTGGAGATTGCCGGCTTCCCGCAGCGCTGCATGCTCGCTGACCGCGCCAGTGCCTATGCGCAATGGAACCTGCCGTTCGCTCAGGCCATGGCCAACGAGTTTGCGGGCGGCATGGCGGTGATTGCCAGCGGTGAAACCCAGGCCGGTGCGCAGCGCTTCAAGGATGGCAGTGGTCGGCACGGCACCTTCTGAGCCGCGTGTTTACGGCTTGCCTGGAATCCCGTATTTGCGCAGGCGCATGGCAATCGCGCTGTGCGAGGTGTGCAGGCGGGTTGCCAGTTGCCGGGTGGAGGGGTGGCTGGGGTAGAGCTTTTCCAGCAGATTCTTTTCAAACTCGGCCACTGCCGCTTCCAGGCTGCTGACTTCGCCCTCGGCCTGTTGCGCGGCCACGGCGGTACCGGCGATATCCAGATCATCGATCTGCACCAGATTGCTTTCGCAGATCGCCGCCGCGCGGAAGATCACGTTCTGCAGCTGGCGCACATTGCCCGGCCAGCGATTACCTAGAAGCGCCGGGTAGGTGTCCGGCGTCAGGCGGCAGGGCAGGCGCTGGATCTGTGCGCAGGCCTGCTGCATAAAGTGCCGCGCCAGCAACAGGATGTCCTGGCCGCGCTCGCGCAGGGGGGGCACTTCCAGCTTGAGTACGTTAAGGCGGTAGAACAGATCCTCACGGAACGCGCCTTCGCCGACCATTTTTTCCAGATCGCGGTGGGTGGCGCTGAGGATGCGCACATTGACCTTGACCTCACGCTCGCCGCCGACCCGGCGGAAGGTGCCATCGCTTAAAAAGCGCAGCAGCTTGGCCTGCAAATAGGGCGACATTTCGCCGATTTCATCGAGGAACACCGTGCCCTGGTTGGCCAGCTCCAGCAGCCCTGGCTTGCCGCCGCGCTGGGCGCCGGTAAAGGCACCGGGGGCGTAGCCGAACAGCTCGCTTTCGGCGAGGTTCTCCGGCAATGCCGCGCAGTTCAGCGCCAGAAACGGCGCGGTGCGCCGCATGCTGATAGCGTGACAGGCGCGCGCTACCAGCTCCTTGCCGGTGCCGGTTTCGCCCTGAATCAGTAGCGGTGCATCGAGGGTAGCGACGCGCTGGGCGCGGGTTTTCAGGTTGCGAATCGGTGCGGAGTCACCCAACAGCGAGTCGAAACCCTCGGCGTGATCATGGTGCAGCGCCGCCAGGCGTTCGCCCATGCGGCTCGGCGCGTACAGGCTGAGCAGGCCGCCGGCCAGGTGCCGCGCGCTGCCGTCGACACCTTCGGTGATTGGTTGCGCATCCAGCAGCAACGCTTGGCCTTTGAGGGTGACTTCACGCATCGGCAGACGGAAGCCCTGGTCGAGCAGTTCCACTTCCAGCGGGTTGTCAGCGAACAGCTCACTGATGCCCAGCCCCTCGGGCTGTTGGCCGCACAGCTCAATCAGCGCCGGGTTGGCCAGCAGCACACGGCCCTGGCTGTCGACCGCCAGCACCGGGTCGGTCATGGCCGCGAGCAGGGCATCGAGCTGCAGGTGACGGCGCTGGCCGGGGAGGATGTCGACAATGGTCACGGCCTGCACGCCACGTACCTTGAACAACGCCTCGCGCAGTTCATCAAGCACCTCGGGGCTTAAGGTTGGGGCGTCGATATAAACGTTGGGCGGCACCATCTCCACCGCATCCAGGTTGAGGTTGCGCCCGCCGAGCAGGGCCAGCACTTCCTGGGTGATGCCAACGCGGTCGATAAAGGTGACGTGAATACGCATGGAAACGGGCGGCCGACTGGTTTACAGGTGCGCCAGTATGCCCGGTCTGCGGGGCTTAGTTAAATCTGTCGAC harbors:
- a CDS encoding thiol-disulfide oxidoreductase DCC family protein, producing MNKQPVWPLTLYYDGDCPLCAREIHMLRQHACVERLCLVDISLADFHPETIGQTRSALQNRLHARFADGHWVTGLDATLWSWRAAGLGRWATPLTWPALRPLLELAYRLFCQLRPHLGWLPHPDGSQRCRKQQCDSTSTR
- a CDS encoding SDR family oxidoreductase; its protein translation is MSDAIRFQDQVVIVTGAGGGLGRAHALLFAKHGAKVVVNDLGGSTHGEGANASAADKVVEEIRAAGGTAVANHDSVTDGEKIVQCALDTFGRIDVVVNNAGILRDKTFHKMEDADWDLVYKVHVEGAYKVTRAAWPHMREQGSGRVIFTASTSGIYGNFGQSNYGMAKLGLYGLTRTLALEGRKNNILVNAIAPTGGTRMTEGLIPPQVFEQLKPELVSPLVVYLASNACEETSGLFEVGGGWMGKVRWERSLGAGFDPREGYSPEDVAANFAQICDFEGAAHPKDNIEAMKEMMANLQKFAL
- a CDS encoding alpha/beta fold hydrolase gives rise to the protein MSALPGIALEAWRAQGRDFSFNGQPIRYWMAGDPAAEPLLLIHGFPTASWDWHYLWAPLAARYRLIACDMLGFGDSAKPRGHAYSLLEQADLQQALLVHLGIGQPVHVLAHDYGDSVAQELLARHQDGRIALASCVFLNGGLFPETHHPVLVQKLLLSPIGPLIGRLFSRQKLAQSFAKVFGPQTQPSARELDDFWSLIAAHNGPAVMHRLIRYMPERRVNRDRWLAAMQATVVPMRVIDGAVDPISGAHMVARYRELIAKPDTVLLEQIGHYPQTEAPDQVLAHYLQFRERLEAKRCNDAQF
- a CDS encoding MerR family transcriptional regulator is translated as MSDLVGASSLVSSALKQEELFPIREVARLTGVNPVTLRAWERRYGLIQPTRTDSGHRLYSQAEIEAVRNILAWIERGVAVSKVGKILAKSAPIKAASSPIYEEVSAGEWGEWQTQLRRAISAFDELRLDRLYGQIFSSYPLPVVFQDILMPLWQELLLRQDEYGQASEWLFLDTFLRARALQRLQALRTQVEDRVLLAALPGHCRELELLVAGLLLSNADTAVSVLGLGQPLEELTLICEKMQPQALVLFSNQPPSDDLPKVLSRLALALACPLVMAGDGADLAEESLRGSPIACLGNEGRLMQRRLQQFLAGHLDT
- a CDS encoding class II aldolase/adducin family protein; translation: MTVAHALPVVSLKDQVSAAEWQTRVDLAACYRLIALYGWDDLIFTHISAKIPGSEDFLINPYGLMFHEITASSLVKIDLAGNKLMDSPFDINPAGYTIHSAVHEVRHDVGCVLHIHTPQGIAVSAQKQGLLPLSQQSLFVLASLAYHGYEGVALNHDEKSRLQADLGDKNFMILPNHGLLTAFGSIADAFLGMFTLQRACEIQVMAQSGGAELIHIPQQVLDGARAMIAGVMKSPQGMGGALPWPALLRKLDQQMPGYAA
- a CDS encoding DUF1569 domain-containing protein, whose amino-acid sequence is MQRRTVLKGAALGGVAALGAGFWALPSGEAPAALSLEGAQQVLAGLVDKPLSSVKGWSPAEVFNHCAQSIEYSISGYPELKPGWFRSSVGPLAFSVFAARGAMRHPLNEAIPGATALNSPATLAQALQRLQQAFSDFAAYQGELQPHFAYGALSHADYAQAHVLHLYNHMSLIRIATA
- a CDS encoding flavodoxin, which produces MKIAILSGSVYGTAEEVARHAERLLKAAGHEAWHNPRASLADFQAFAPEAFLAVTSTTGMGELPDNLQPLYYAIRDHLPAWSGLPGGVIALGDSSYGDTFCGGGERVRELYAELGIREVQPMLRLDSSESVTPEADAEPWLADFIVALQG
- a CDS encoding acyl-CoA dehydrogenase C-terminal domain-containing protein; amino-acid sequence: MTQYRAPLRDMRFVFDEVLDAYATLQSLPSQREFGNDLGGAILEEAAKLAENVLAPLNGSGDKQGCAYDPQSKSVKTPEGFRAAYQQFAEGGWTALACTPEFGGQGLPHVLNMMVEEMVCSANLSLGMYPGLTHGAINALTAHGARDLQERYLPKLISGEWTGTMCLTEPQCGTDLGLIRTRAVPQADGSYAISGTKIWITGGEHDLADNILHLVLAKLPDAPDSVKGISLFLVPKFLADGSRNPAFCGGLEHKMGIKGSATCVMNFEGAQGWLIGEPNKGLKCMFTMMNSARLMVGMQGLGIAETAYQVSLGFAKERLQSRSLSGPKAADKPADPIIVHPDVRRMLLRQKVMIEGCRALAYFTGLHEDVGHDHEDPAVRQQADDLVQLLTPVVKAFLTDEGFNCANEGLQVLGGSGFTEDWGIEQLVRDSRITRIYEGTNGIQALDLVGRKLGLGGGRAVRNYFALIEGWLKANAEAEHVSAVGAALKQLQQATLWIASEGMKDPEQAGAAATPYLRLFALTSLAWMWARMAAVAKARLAAGSTETLFYGAKLKSADFFMARILTETDSLLAEVKAGKATLMAFSDEEFAA
- a CDS encoding PAS domain-containing protein; this encodes MINAKLLQLVINASNDGIVVAEQEGDDNILIYANPAFEKLTGYASEDILYQDCRFLQAGDRDQAGLDAIREAVKAHRPCRQIIRNYRKDGSVFWNELSITPVVNEADQLTYYIGIQKNVTEQVEAQERVKQLEAEMAVLKAELARLQATTGSN
- a CDS encoding cupin domain-containing protein; amino-acid sequence: MHPRAQELITALQLQAHPEGGYYRRLYESSAQLDGGRLCATAIIFLLPAGAVSRWHRVDADELWHFYEGAPLELLLAAQPDAVRCARLGPVAIGQLPQRLVPAHAWQAARSTGAFTLVGCTVTPGFDFTGFQLLSDDPQARRDWPLLAQLHPELV